The following are from one region of the Streptomyces tuirus genome:
- a CDS encoding DUF4234 domain-containing protein, translated as MSGRAGKTRNIFLVWLIWPLITLGIYHLVWYYKINREAREFDSRIEVNPALAVVAITLGWLLIVPPFVSVYNTGVRIARMQQSAGMERSCNPWIGLILYIVAVLFPLYYQHELNQIWARYQNAEEGEQVPLAA; from the coding sequence ATGTCAGGTCGCGCAGGCAAGACCCGCAACATCTTTCTCGTGTGGCTGATCTGGCCGCTGATCACACTGGGTATCTACCACCTGGTCTGGTACTACAAAATCAATCGCGAGGCCCGGGAATTCGATTCACGGATCGAGGTCAATCCGGCGCTTGCCGTGGTGGCCATCACCCTCGGCTGGCTGCTGATCGTTCCGCCCTTCGTGTCGGTCTACAACACCGGTGTGCGCATTGCCCGCATGCAGCAGTCGGCCGGGATGGAGCGCAGCTGCAACCCCTGGATCGGCCTCATTCTCTACATCGTGGCCGTGCTGTTCCCGCTCTACTACCAGCATGAGCTGAACCAGATCTGGGCTCGGTACCAGAACGCGGAAGAGGGCGAGCAGGTGCCGCTTGCCGCCTGA
- the rsgA gene encoding ribosome small subunit-dependent GTPase A: MSFSSLPGSSSSASHPLQPYGWDAGWEAEFAPYEAEGLLPGRVVRVDRGQCDVVTADGPLRADTAFVTPHDPLRVVCTGDWVAVEPGGNPRYVRTCLPRRTAFVRSTSSQRSEGQILAANVDHAVIAVSLAGELDLGRIERFLALAWESGAQPVVVLTKADLVPDAVTRGHLVQDVETSAPGVPVVPVSSVDGDGLDVVAALVGGGTSVLLGQSGAGKSTLANALLGEDVMTVRATRDVDGKGRHTTTTRNLLVLPGGGVLIDTPGLRGVGLWDAETGVGQVFSEIEELAERCRFHDCAHEAEPGCAVLAAIDSGELPQRRLESYRKLLRENQRIVAKTDARLRAEIRKDWKRKGAMGRAAMEAKRGAHWRA, translated from the coding sequence TTGTCTTTCTCCTCTCTCCCGGGTTCGTCCTCGTCTGCCTCGCATCCGCTTCAGCCGTACGGCTGGGACGCGGGCTGGGAGGCCGAGTTCGCGCCGTACGAGGCCGAAGGCCTGCTGCCGGGCCGGGTCGTACGGGTCGACCGCGGGCAGTGCGACGTCGTCACCGCCGACGGGCCGCTGCGGGCCGACACCGCTTTCGTCACCCCGCACGACCCCCTGCGGGTCGTGTGCACCGGCGACTGGGTCGCCGTCGAGCCCGGCGGGAACCCGCGCTACGTCCGCACCTGCCTGCCGCGCCGCACCGCCTTCGTCCGCTCCACCTCCTCGCAGCGGTCCGAGGGGCAGATCCTCGCGGCCAACGTCGACCACGCCGTCATCGCCGTGTCCCTCGCGGGCGAGCTGGACCTCGGCCGCATCGAGCGCTTCCTCGCGCTCGCCTGGGAATCCGGGGCCCAGCCCGTCGTCGTCCTCACCAAGGCCGACCTCGTGCCGGACGCCGTGACCCGCGGGCACCTCGTCCAGGACGTGGAGACGAGCGCGCCCGGCGTGCCGGTCGTGCCCGTCAGCTCCGTCGACGGGGACGGGCTCGACGTCGTCGCCGCGCTCGTCGGCGGAGGGACGTCCGTGCTGCTCGGACAGTCCGGCGCGGGCAAGTCGACCCTCGCCAACGCGCTGCTCGGCGAGGACGTCATGACCGTCCGGGCCACCCGCGACGTCGACGGCAAGGGCCGCCACACCACGACCACCCGCAACCTGCTCGTCCTGCCCGGCGGGGGCGTCCTGATCGACACCCCCGGACTGCGCGGCGTCGGACTCTGGGACGCCGAGACGGGCGTCGGGCAGGTCTTCTCCGAGATCGAGGAACTGGCCGAGCGCTGCCGCTTCCACGACTGCGCCCATGAGGCGGAGCCGGGGTGCGCCGTGCTGGCCGCCATCGACAGCGGCGAGCTACCGCAGCGGCGCCTGGAGAGCTACCGCAAGCTGCTGCGGGAGAACCAGCGCATCGTCGCCAAGACCGACGCCCGCCTCCGTGCCGAGATCCGCAAGGACTGGAAGCGGAAGGGGGCGATGGGCAGGGCCGCGATGGAGGCGAAGCGGGGGGCGCACTGGCGCGCGTAG
- a CDS encoding DNA-3-methyladenine glycosylase 2 family protein, protein MTDQGTDEDTRYEAVRSRDARFDGVFFFAVGTTGIYCRPSCPAVTPKRANVRFFATAAAAQGSGFRACRRCRPDAVPGSAEWNVRADVVGRAVRLIADGVVDREGVAGLAGRLGYSARQVQRQLTAELGAGPVALARAQRAHTARVLVQTTGLPITEIAFASGFASVRQFNDTIRAVYASTPSELRAAAPKHGRARRTATPNAGIPLRLAHRGPYRAGPVFDLLAHETVPGIEEVSGQRGTRTYRRTLRLPYGTGIVAVDERPGAARTGPGAHPGGWLDARLHLTDPRDLTTAVQRLRRLFDLDADPYAVDQRLAADPRLAPLVAARPGLRSPGTADPEELAVRALTGRTEAERLVHRYGKALDAPCGSLTHLFPEPAVLAAAEPGGTLGALTAALADHAVRLDPGADRDEAQDALLAVPGLDARTVAEIRTRALGDPDVAPPGLDVPDSWRPWRSYALNHLRAAGEWESR, encoded by the coding sequence GTGACAGACCAGGGAACGGACGAGGACACCAGGTACGAGGCCGTGCGCAGTCGTGACGCCCGCTTCGACGGCGTGTTCTTCTTCGCCGTCGGGACGACCGGCATCTACTGCCGGCCGAGCTGCCCCGCGGTCACCCCCAAGCGGGCCAACGTACGGTTCTTCGCCACGGCCGCCGCCGCGCAGGGCTCGGGCTTCCGGGCCTGCCGGCGGTGCCGTCCGGACGCGGTGCCCGGCTCCGCCGAGTGGAACGTCCGCGCCGACGTGGTGGGCCGGGCCGTGCGGCTGATCGCCGACGGCGTGGTCGACCGGGAAGGCGTCGCCGGGCTCGCCGGACGCCTCGGCTACAGCGCACGGCAGGTGCAGCGGCAGCTCACCGCCGAACTCGGCGCCGGGCCGGTCGCCCTCGCCCGGGCCCAGCGGGCCCACACCGCACGCGTCCTCGTGCAGACCACCGGGCTTCCGATCACCGAGATCGCGTTCGCGTCGGGCTTCGCCAGCGTGCGGCAGTTCAACGACACCATCCGGGCGGTGTACGCGTCGACCCCCAGCGAGCTGCGCGCCGCCGCGCCGAAGCACGGCCGGGCCCGCCGTACGGCCACCCCGAACGCCGGCATCCCGCTCCGGCTCGCCCACCGCGGCCCCTACCGGGCCGGACCCGTCTTCGACCTGCTCGCACACGAGACCGTACCCGGCATCGAGGAGGTGAGCGGACAGCGCGGCACCCGCACCTACCGGCGCACCCTCCGCCTCCCGTACGGCACCGGCATCGTCGCAGTCGACGAACGCCCCGGCGCCGCCCGGACCGGGCCCGGCGCCCACCCCGGGGGCTGGCTGGACGCCCGCCTGCACCTCACCGACCCGCGCGACCTGACCACCGCCGTCCAGCGGCTGCGGCGCCTCTTCGACCTCGACGCCGACCCCTACGCCGTCGACCAGCGCCTCGCCGCCGACCCGCGGCTCGCGCCCCTGGTCGCAGCCCGGCCCGGGCTGCGCTCGCCGGGCACCGCCGACCCGGAGGAACTCGCGGTGCGCGCACTCACCGGCCGCACGGAAGCGGAACGGCTCGTACACCGCTACGGCAAGGCCCTCGACGCCCCCTGCGGCAGCCTCACCCACCTCTTCCCCGAGCCGGCCGTGCTCGCCGCTGCCGAGCCCGGCGGCACCCTCGGCGCGCTCACCGCCGCCCTCGCCGACCACGCCGTACGCCTGGACCCGGGTGCCGACCGGGACGAGGCGCAGGACGCCCTGCTGGCCGTGCCCGGCCTGGACGCCCGTACGGTGGCCGAGATCCGCACCCGCGCCCTCGGCGACCCGGACGTCGCCCCGCCCGGCCTCGACGTCCCCGACAGCTGGCGCCCCTGGCGCTCGTACGCACTGAACCACCTGCGCGCAGCAGGGGAGTGGGAGTCCCGATGA
- a CDS encoding methylated-DNA--[protein]-cysteine S-methyltransferase — protein MTCPTYWTSVPGPLGPLLLTAAPTGELTSLSVPGQKGGREVREDWRRDPGPFREAEEQLAAYFAGELKEFRLAWRTEGTAFREKVWAALDDIPYGSTTTYGEIAARIGAPRAAVRAVGGAIGANPLLVVRPCHRVIGADGALTGYAGGLDRKVRLLTHEGVLRA, from the coding sequence ATGACCTGCCCGACCTACTGGACGAGCGTGCCCGGCCCCCTCGGGCCGCTGCTCCTCACCGCCGCCCCGACCGGCGAGCTGACCTCACTGTCGGTGCCCGGCCAGAAGGGCGGACGCGAGGTGCGGGAGGACTGGCGGCGCGACCCCGGGCCCTTCCGGGAGGCCGAGGAGCAGCTCGCCGCCTACTTCGCCGGGGAGCTGAAGGAGTTCCGCCTGGCCTGGCGCACCGAGGGCACCGCCTTCCGCGAGAAGGTCTGGGCCGCGCTGGACGACATCCCCTACGGCTCGACCACGACCTACGGCGAGATCGCCGCGCGCATCGGGGCGCCCCGGGCGGCCGTGCGGGCCGTCGGCGGTGCGATCGGCGCGAATCCGCTGCTGGTGGTCCGCCCGTGCCACCGGGTGATCGGCGCGGACGGCGCACTGACCGGATACGCGGGAGGCCTGGACCGCAAGGTACGGCTGCTGACCCACGAGGGCGTGCTGCGTGCCTGA
- a CDS encoding DUF456 domain-containing protein, with translation MGVWDLLLVGLVILLGLCGVLLPAMPGSLLVWAAVMWWALKDPQPVAWWVLVGATVLLLLSQAVRWALPPRRLRMNRTTRRMLACAGTGSVLGFVLVPVLGAIPGFLGGVYLFERLRLGRHADAVAALRTVMRAGGSSILAELFTCQLIAAAWVGAVVWG, from the coding sequence ATGGGAGTGTGGGACCTCCTGCTGGTCGGGCTGGTCATCCTGCTCGGGCTGTGCGGAGTGCTGCTGCCCGCCATGCCGGGATCGTTGCTGGTGTGGGCCGCGGTCATGTGGTGGGCGCTGAAGGATCCGCAGCCCGTCGCATGGTGGGTGCTGGTCGGGGCCACGGTCCTGCTGCTGCTCTCCCAGGCCGTCCGCTGGGCGCTGCCGCCGCGGCGGTTGCGCATGAACCGCACCACCCGCCGCATGCTGGCCTGCGCCGGCACCGGATCCGTCCTCGGCTTCGTCCTGGTCCCGGTCCTCGGCGCGATCCCGGGATTCCTCGGCGGTGTCTACCTCTTCGAACGGCTCCGCCTCGGCCGGCACGCCGACGCGGTGGCCGCCCTGCGCACGGTCATGCGCGCGGGCGGCTCCAGCATCCTGGCTGAACTGTTCACCTGCCAGCTGATCGCGGCGGCCTGGGTGGGCGCGGTCGTCTGGGGCTGA
- a CDS encoding protein phosphatase 2C domain-containing protein: MSQQGGRPTGHEDDWWRELYEDSTDDTGPTPARDSLDDRFASASGAVGDAAEGRTGPSDRPAARPPGSEPGVPAPRTGADDAPATPRPNGRAPQRAPWEPPPPRPTGPMSFPAAPNPPGRPERTRSQERPGSASPGPAGSRPPTGEQAAGPPPPTAAPRPSPDDGPGRAAPAAAGPDRPSSGERTGGAPPPTPAPPPPPPTAAPPPPSERPGQPPAPTFSASGTHPVPPPPKAPPAWQDPEARPAAASEPPASPAPPATAAAPHDAPPPAPTGRPPAPPRPAEPPPTDSRTADSRTPASRTPDPRTAEPRAAEPRSGSPSPVDTPPTTNPPPGQDGPRIERPAPTPRPRGHVGTRPPTYDAEPTALPAADPDDLDDLVPDTVLDGARYGACTLRAVSVRGDSARYRGEPRRDSLLTARFGTGEHALLLVAMATGARATPGAHRAAAEACHWIGRAVGRSHPRLVEDIRDGRRGDLKSGLHRLIDRSLGKLRASASEQGVDPEEYAASLRCLLLSADPGCRTRVFFGVGPGGLFRLREGEWQDIEPRVADVKGEPVLGFGSPPSETPEGDRLTMDLGIPTPPSPYEPAPEPPREPFRFRTSVARPGDTLLMCSGGLADPLRGEPELGEYLAERWSRPEPPGLAAFLADSQVRVKGYADDRTAAAVWEA; the protein is encoded by the coding sequence ATGAGCCAGCAGGGGGGAAGGCCCACCGGTCACGAGGACGACTGGTGGAGGGAGTTGTACGAGGACTCCACCGACGACACGGGCCCCACACCGGCACGGGATTCCCTGGACGACCGGTTCGCGTCGGCGTCGGGGGCGGTGGGAGACGCGGCGGAGGGGCGGACCGGTCCCTCGGACCGGCCGGCGGCGCGGCCCCCCGGCTCGGAGCCGGGGGTTCCGGCACCCCGGACCGGGGCCGACGACGCCCCGGCGACGCCCCGCCCGAACGGCCGGGCCCCGCAGCGCGCCCCCTGGGAGCCACCGCCGCCCCGGCCCACCGGGCCCATGAGCTTCCCGGCCGCACCGAACCCGCCGGGCCGCCCGGAGCGGACCCGTTCGCAGGAGCGGCCGGGCAGCGCGTCCCCGGGCCCGGCCGGGTCCCGTCCGCCCACGGGTGAGCAGGCGGCCGGCCCGCCCCCGCCCACGGCGGCTCCGCGTCCGTCCCCGGATGACGGGCCGGGCAGGGCGGCTCCCGCCGCGGCGGGCCCTGACCGGCCCTCCTCGGGCGAGCGAACCGGCGGCGCACCACCGCCCACCCCTGCCCCACCCCCACCCCCGCCCACAGCCGCCCCGCCTCCGCCCTCGGAGCGCCCGGGGCAGCCCCCGGCCCCGACGTTCTCCGCCTCCGGGACGCACCCCGTTCCCCCACCCCCCAAGGCCCCTCCGGCCTGGCAGGACCCCGAGGCGCGCCCCGCCGCGGCATCGGAGCCGCCCGCCAGCCCCGCCCCACCGGCCACCGCCGCCGCGCCCCACGACGCCCCGCCCCCCGCTCCGACCGGCCGGCCGCCCGCACCGCCGCGCCCCGCCGAGCCGCCGCCCACTGACTCACGCACCGCAGACTCACGCACCCCGGCCTCACGTACCCCGGATCCCCGCACCGCGGAGCCACGTGCCGCCGAGCCCCGGTCGGGATCGCCGTCCCCCGTCGACACTCCGCCCACCACGAATCCCCCTCCCGGCCAGGACGGCCCCCGGATCGAGCGCCCGGCTCCCACCCCCCGGCCCCGTGGCCACGTCGGAACCCGGCCCCCCACGTACGACGCCGAACCCACCGCTCTCCCGGCCGCCGATCCGGACGACCTCGACGATCTCGTGCCGGACACGGTGCTGGACGGGGCCCGGTACGGGGCCTGCACCCTGCGGGCCGTCTCCGTGCGGGGGGACTCGGCGCGGTACCGGGGCGAGCCCCGCAGGGACTCGCTGCTCACCGCCCGGTTCGGGACGGGCGAGCACGCGCTGCTGCTGGTGGCGATGGCGACCGGGGCCCGGGCCACACCGGGTGCGCACCGGGCCGCCGCCGAGGCCTGTCACTGGATCGGCCGGGCCGTCGGACGCAGCCACCCGCGCCTGGTCGAGGACATAAGGGACGGCCGGCGCGGCGACCTCAAGTCCGGGCTGCACCGGCTCATCGACCGCAGTCTCGGCAAGCTCCGGGCCAGCGCCTCCGAGCAGGGCGTCGACCCCGAGGAGTACGCGGCCAGCCTGCGCTGTCTCCTGCTGTCGGCCGACCCCGGCTGCCGGACCCGGGTGTTCTTCGGGGTCGGACCGGGCGGACTGTTCCGGTTGCGGGAGGGGGAGTGGCAGGACATCGAGCCGCGGGTCGCCGACGTCAAGGGCGAGCCCGTCCTGGGCTTCGGCTCGCCGCCCTCCGAGACCCCCGAGGGCGACCGGCTCACCATGGACCTGGGCATTCCGACCCCGCCCAGCCCGTACGAACCGGCCCCGGAGCCGCCCCGCGAGCCCTTCCGCTTCCGGACTTCGGTCGCCCGCCCGGGTGACACGCTCCTGATGTGCAGCGGCGGCCTCGCCGACCCCCTGCGCGGCGAGCCCGAACTGGGCGAGTACCTCGCCGAGCGGTGGTCCCGCCCCGAACCGCCCGGCCTCGCCGCGTTCCTCGCCGACTCCCAGGTACGGGTCAAGGGATATGCGGACGACCGCACGGCCGCCGCGGTCTGGGAGGCGTGA
- a CDS encoding pyruvate dehydrogenase produces MAKQNVAEQFVDILTRAGVKHLYGVVGDSLNPVVDAVRRNSAIDWIHVRHEETAAFAASAEAQITGRLAACAGSCGPGNLHLINGLYDAHRSMAPVLALASHIPSSEIGLGYFQETHPDRLFSECSHYSEMISSPEQMPRLLQTAIQNAVGRSGVSVVTLPGDIADRPAPEKAAESALVTSRPTVRPGDAEIDRLVEMIDGAGKVTLFCGSGTAGAHAEVMEFAGKIKSPVGHALRGKEWIQYDNPFDVGMSGLLGYGAAYEATHECDLLILLGTDFPYNAFLPDDVQIAQVDVRPENLGRRSKLDLAVWGDVRETLRCLIPRVKEKKNRRFLDRMLKKHADALEGVVKAYTRKVEKHVPIHPEYVASVLDEVASDDAVFTVDTGMCNVWAARYISPNGRRRVIGSFSHGSMANALPMAIGAQFTDRKRQVVSMSGDGGFSMLMGDFLTLVQYDLPVKVVLFNNSSLSMVELEMLVAGLPSYGTANKNPDFAAVASACGAYGVRVEKPKDLPGALKDAFKHKGPALVDVVTDPNALSIPPKIKAEMVTGFALSASKMVLDGGVGRMLQMARSNLRNVPRF; encoded by the coding sequence ATGGCCAAACAGAACGTCGCGGAACAGTTCGTCGACATCCTGACCCGCGCCGGGGTCAAACATCTCTACGGAGTCGTCGGCGACAGCCTCAACCCGGTCGTCGACGCCGTCCGCCGCAACTCCGCCATCGACTGGATCCACGTCCGGCACGAGGAGACCGCCGCCTTCGCCGCCAGTGCCGAGGCGCAGATCACCGGCCGGCTCGCGGCCTGCGCCGGCTCCTGCGGCCCCGGCAACCTCCACCTCATCAACGGCCTCTACGACGCCCACCGCTCCATGGCCCCGGTCCTCGCCCTCGCCTCGCACATCCCGTCCAGCGAGATCGGCCTCGGCTACTTCCAGGAGACCCACCCCGACCGGCTGTTCAGCGAGTGCAGCCACTACAGCGAGATGATCTCCAGCCCGGAGCAGATGCCGCGGCTGCTGCAGACCGCCATCCAGAACGCCGTCGGACGCAGCGGCGTCAGCGTCGTCACCCTGCCCGGCGACATCGCCGACCGGCCCGCCCCGGAGAAGGCCGCCGAGTCCGCCCTCGTCACCTCCCGCCCGACGGTCCGCCCGGGCGACGCCGAGATCGACCGGCTCGTCGAGATGATCGACGGCGCGGGCAAGGTCACCCTCTTCTGCGGCAGCGGCACGGCCGGCGCGCACGCCGAGGTCATGGAATTCGCCGGGAAGATCAAGTCCCCGGTCGGGCACGCCCTGCGCGGCAAGGAATGGATCCAGTACGACAACCCCTTCGACGTCGGCATGAGCGGGCTGCTCGGCTACGGCGCCGCCTACGAGGCCACCCACGAGTGCGACCTGTTGATCCTGCTCGGCACCGACTTCCCCTACAACGCGTTCCTCCCCGACGACGTGCAGATCGCCCAGGTCGACGTCCGGCCCGAGAACCTCGGCCGCCGCTCCAAGCTGGATCTCGCGGTGTGGGGCGACGTACGGGAGACGCTGCGCTGTCTGATCCCGCGCGTGAAGGAGAAGAAGAACCGCCGCTTCCTCGACCGGATGCTGAAGAAGCACGCCGACGCGCTGGAAGGCGTGGTGAAGGCGTACACCCGCAAGGTCGAGAAGCACGTGCCGATCCACCCCGAGTACGTGGCGTCCGTGCTCGACGAAGTGGCCTCCGACGACGCCGTGTTCACCGTCGACACCGGCATGTGCAACGTCTGGGCCGCCCGCTACATCTCACCCAACGGCCGCCGCCGGGTCATCGGCTCCTTCTCCCACGGGTCGATGGCGAACGCGCTGCCCATGGCGATCGGCGCCCAGTTCACCGACCGCAAACGGCAGGTCGTGTCGATGTCCGGCGACGGCGGATTCTCCATGCTGATGGGCGACTTCCTGACGCTGGTGCAGTACGACCTGCCCGTGAAGGTCGTGCTGTTCAACAACTCCTCCCTCAGCATGGTCGAGTTGGAGATGCTGGTCGCCGGCCTCCCCTCGTACGGCACCGCGAACAAGAACCCCGACTTCGCCGCCGTCGCCAGCGCCTGCGGTGCGTACGGGGTGCGCGTCGAGAAGCCCAAGGACCTCCCCGGCGCCCTGAAAGACGCCTTCAAGCACAAGGGGCCGGCCCTCGTCGACGTCGTCACCGATCCCAACGCCCTGTCCATCCCGCCGAAGATCAAGGCCGAGATGGTGACCGGCTTCGCCCTGTCCGCCTCGAAGATGGTGCTGGACGGCGGGGTCGGCCGGATGCTGCAGATGGCCCGCTCCAACCTGCGCAACGTGCCCCGCTTCTAG
- a CDS encoding transcriptional regulator, with protein sequence MSAQSDVDDVGEFAALLRALKERTDRSYGSLARRLAMNTSTLHRYCAGDAVPLDFAPVERFAALCGASPEERLELHRRWLLAVAARQRPRTAAAAGTAQESEVAAGADEPEHAPDVVNGLTDGQVPDPVDSPVSDAADDGMDSSVTDAADGPGHAPAGDPPLPRRPWYRRRRVAVGLAAVCVVLAALGSLAALPDGRRTPAGDRAGSAGPAPSAMTETRAPDRRGASPTPSGGSPAPRRSSPSAAPKQLKPSPRTTPRTTPRTTPPTGGSAPTPPLTWSANSQAWELGCAHDYVIARPPGQVAPPPVPQDAGVWAASQNAVHGGETLVELTVQGRTDTAVVLEALRVRVVGRTAPAQGNAYAMDRGCGGSITPRSFEVNLDKDRPIARAVAGSDAGTPVPAVRMPYRVSARDPEVLLVNARTQGCDCRWYLELDWSSQGRTGTVRIDDAGRPFRTSGIKGLPRYVYETSARAWVPYS encoded by the coding sequence GTGTCGGCACAGAGCGACGTCGACGACGTCGGGGAGTTCGCGGCGCTGCTGAGGGCGCTGAAGGAGCGCACGGACCGCAGCTACGGTTCGCTGGCCCGGCGTCTGGCCATGAACACCTCGACCCTGCACCGCTACTGCGCGGGCGACGCGGTCCCGCTCGACTTCGCGCCGGTGGAGCGCTTCGCCGCCCTGTGCGGGGCGTCCCCGGAGGAACGTCTGGAACTGCACCGCCGCTGGCTCCTGGCGGTGGCCGCGCGGCAACGGCCCCGGACGGCGGCTGCGGCCGGTACTGCGCAGGAGAGCGAGGTCGCCGCCGGGGCGGACGAACCGGAGCACGCACCGGACGTCGTCAACGGATTGACGGACGGCCAGGTACCCGACCCGGTGGACAGCCCGGTATCCGACGCGGCGGACGACGGGATGGACAGCTCGGTTACCGACGCGGCGGACGGCCCGGGGCACGCCCCTGCGGGAGACCCCCCGCTCCCCCGCCGGCCCTGGTACCGCCGCAGACGCGTCGCGGTCGGACTGGCCGCCGTCTGCGTGGTGCTCGCGGCGCTCGGGAGCCTCGCCGCACTGCCGGACGGGCGGCGTACGCCGGCCGGCGACCGGGCCGGCTCGGCCGGTCCGGCCCCCTCCGCCATGACGGAGACCAGGGCACCGGACCGGCGCGGCGCCTCGCCCACTCCGAGCGGCGGCTCCCCGGCTCCCCGGCGGTCCTCTCCCTCCGCCGCCCCGAAGCAGCTGAAGCCCTCCCCGCGCACCACCCCGCGCACCACCCCGCGCACCACCCCGCCCACCGGCGGCTCCGCGCCCACCCCGCCCCTCACCTGGTCGGCCAACTCCCAGGCCTGGGAGCTCGGCTGCGCTCACGACTACGTCATCGCCAGGCCGCCCGGGCAGGTGGCGCCGCCGCCCGTCCCGCAGGACGCGGGCGTCTGGGCCGCGTCGCAGAACGCGGTGCACGGCGGCGAGACCCTCGTGGAGCTGACCGTGCAGGGGCGGACCGACACGGCCGTCGTGCTGGAGGCGCTGCGCGTACGCGTGGTGGGGCGGACGGCCCCGGCGCAGGGCAACGCCTACGCCATGGACCGGGGCTGCGGCGGTTCCATCACGCCGCGCTCCTTCGAGGTGAACCTGGACAAGGACCGCCCCATCGCCCGCGCGGTCGCCGGGAGCGACGCGGGTACGCCGGTCCCGGCGGTGCGCATGCCGTACCGCGTCTCGGCGCGGGATCCCGAGGTGCTGCTGGTCAACGCCAGGACCCAAGGGTGCGACTGCCGCTGGTACCTGGAGCTGGACTGGTCCTCGCAGGGCCGCACGGGCACGGTCCGGATCGACGACGCCGGCCGCCCGTTCCGCACCAGCGGCATCAAGGGGCTGCCCCGCTACGTGTACGAAACCTCCGCACGCGCGTGGGTGCCCTACAGCTAG
- a CDS encoding ATP-binding protein, which yields MERQARRGGPIAIGSYSTKTVEDGADDITERDPAPQLRRRLGRADLRAVPEARRALRELLGQWGKHGQSDVAELLTSELVTNAIVHTDHDAVLTATVGPHGLRVEVRDFVARRPRLRVPVADDGTNGRGLLLVQSLADAWGVRPHGVGKAVWFELEAEAA from the coding sequence ATGGAGAGGCAGGCACGACGAGGCGGTCCCATAGCGATCGGGAGCTACTCGACCAAGACAGTGGAGGACGGGGCCGACGACATCACGGAGCGGGATCCGGCACCGCAGTTGAGGCGCAGACTCGGGCGGGCGGACCTGCGGGCCGTCCCGGAAGCCCGAAGGGCCCTGCGGGAACTGCTCGGGCAGTGGGGGAAGCACGGGCAGTCGGATGTGGCGGAGCTGCTGACCAGCGAGCTCGTCACCAACGCGATCGTCCACACCGACCACGACGCGGTCCTGACGGCCACGGTCGGGCCCCACGGACTGCGGGTGGAGGTGCGGGACTTCGTGGCCCGCAGGCCCCGGCTGCGTGTACCGGTCGCCGACGACGGTACGAACGGCAGGGGCCTGTTGCTGGTGCAGTCCCTCGCGGACGCCTGGGGGGTCCGGCCGCACGGCGTGGGCAAGGCCGTCTGGTTCGAGCTGGAGGCGGAGGCGGCGTGA
- a CDS encoding DUF2637 domain-containing protein, which translates to MRLTDISLNWLLPGAVLFLGMLAAVAVLARGKRSSVKDTSADDSWERSEERRRRKEAVYGTLSYLLLFCCAAVAALLSFHGLVGFGEQNLGLSGGWQYLVPFGLDGAAMFCSVLAVREASHGDAALGSRILVWTFAFAAAWFNWVHAPRGIGHAGAPHFFAGMSLSAAVLFDRALKQTRRAALREQGLVPRPLPQIRMVRWLRAPRETYRAWSLMLLEGVRSLDEAVDEVRDDRRKKEEARQRRRDQQRVERAQLKAISRGHRGHFGRGAGRQLEVQVERGSSQVTAEPAISAPEPLPVRSRPSLQPVRKGADPVTVDLTAEDDTMALPRLDSLERKLKDLEQQFG; encoded by the coding sequence ATGAGACTGACCGACATATCGCTGAACTGGCTGCTTCCGGGCGCCGTGCTTTTCCTGGGCATGCTGGCGGCGGTGGCGGTGCTCGCGCGCGGCAAGCGCTCCTCGGTCAAGGACACGAGCGCGGACGACTCCTGGGAGCGCAGCGAGGAACGCCGCAGACGCAAGGAAGCCGTCTACGGCACCCTCTCTTACCTCCTCCTCTTCTGCTGTGCGGCCGTCGCCGCCCTGCTGTCCTTCCACGGCCTGGTCGGCTTCGGCGAGCAGAACCTCGGGCTCTCCGGCGGCTGGCAGTACCTCGTCCCGTTCGGCCTGGACGGCGCGGCGATGTTCTGCTCCGTCCTCGCGGTGCGCGAGGCCAGCCACGGTGACGCGGCGCTCGGCTCCCGGATACTGGTCTGGACGTTCGCCTTCGCCGCGGCCTGGTTCAACTGGGTGCACGCGCCCCGGGGCATCGGTCACGCGGGTGCCCCCCACTTCTTCGCGGGCATGTCCCTGTCGGCGGCGGTCCTCTTCGACCGCGCGCTGAAGCAGACCCGCCGGGCCGCCCTGCGGGAGCAGGGCCTGGTGCCGCGCCCGCTGCCGCAGATCCGTATGGTGCGCTGGCTGCGGGCCCCCAGGGAGACCTACCGCGCCTGGTCGCTGATGCTCCTCGAGGGTGTGCGCAGCCTGGACGAGGCCGTCGACGAGGTGCGCGACGACCGGCGCAAGAAGGAAGAGGCGCGGCAGCGGCGGCGTGACCAGCAGCGCGTGGAGCGGGCCCAGCTGAAGGCGATCAGCCGCGGCCACCGCGGCCACTTCGGCCGGGGTGCCGGACGCCAGCTGGAGGTGCAGGTGGAGCGCGGCTCCTCGCAGGTCACCGCGGAGCCTGCCATATCGGCGCCGGAGCCCCTGCCCGTGCGCTCGCGTCCCTCCCTTCAGCCGGTGCGCAAAGGAGCTGACCCCGTGACGGTCGACCTCACCGCGGAGGACGACACCATGGCGCTGCCGCGGCTGGACTCCCTGGAGCGCAAGCTCAAGGACCTTGAGCAGCAGTTCGGTTAG